The Gemmatimonadaceae bacterium genome contains a region encoding:
- a CDS encoding radical SAM protein: protein MPTDAIPRFDLDTADTPFRRLDQQADLTYHAAPVRGIFNPPSATGMGFWSINPYVGCAFGCAYCYARDTHKWTLERAGEVGTRIAESMPSWLAFERRVLVKENAAQRVREALATSRSPKPGESIVIGSATDPYQPAERRFRVTRQILEALTATRGLRITIITKSPLVTRDVDVLARLTQRGRLGVHITITTIDRELARRLEPRAPTPEARLRAVRRLADAGIEVSVNCMPVLPGITDDPRALSELVARVADAGATHVAACALRLRAASKRRYLPFVRESFPALAASYERTYRHSAYAGERYRKGLAAFIDRLCHQHGLPARSGTYDETEAEEAVGPSEANGQLEFLLHDNDASNHAE from the coding sequence GTGCCCACCGACGCCATCCCCCGTTTCGATCTCGACACCGCAGATACGCCCTTTCGCCGACTCGACCAGCAGGCCGACCTGACGTATCACGCCGCGCCGGTGCGCGGAATTTTCAATCCACCGTCCGCCACCGGTATGGGGTTCTGGTCCATCAACCCTTATGTGGGCTGCGCGTTCGGGTGCGCGTACTGCTACGCCCGCGACACGCACAAATGGACGCTGGAGCGCGCCGGCGAGGTCGGCACACGCATCGCCGAGTCCATGCCATCGTGGTTGGCGTTTGAGCGACGGGTGCTGGTGAAGGAGAACGCCGCGCAGCGCGTGCGTGAGGCACTCGCCACGTCGCGTTCGCCGAAACCCGGCGAGTCGATCGTGATTGGGTCGGCCACTGATCCGTATCAGCCGGCCGAGCGCCGATTTCGGGTGACGCGCCAGATCCTCGAGGCCCTCACGGCGACGCGCGGACTGCGCATCACGATCATCACGAAGAGTCCGCTCGTCACGCGCGATGTGGACGTCCTGGCCCGACTCACGCAGCGCGGCAGGCTGGGCGTACACATCACCATTACCACCATCGATCGCGAACTTGCGCGTCGGCTCGAACCCCGCGCCCCCACGCCGGAAGCGCGACTGCGGGCCGTGCGGCGACTGGCCGACGCGGGTATCGAGGTGAGCGTGAATTGCATGCCGGTGTTGCCGGGCATTACCGACGACCCGCGCGCGCTGTCGGAACTTGTGGCGCGCGTGGCCGACGCCGGCGCCACGCACGTGGCCGCCTGCGCGCTGCGTCTGCGTGCCGCGTCAAAGCGCCGCTACCTGCCGTTTGTGCGCGAGTCGTTCCCGGCGCTGGCGGCCAGTTACGAACGCACGTATCGGCACAGCGCGTATGCGGGTGAGCGATACCGCAAAGGGCTCGCCGCGTTCATCGACCGGTTGTGTCACCAGCACGGTCTCCCTGCGCGGTCCGGCACCTACGATGAGACTGAAGCGGAAGAAGCGGTCGGCCCATCCGAGGCGAACGGACAGTTGGAATTCCTGCTCCACGACAACGACGCGAGCAATCACGCCGAATGA
- a CDS encoding 4a-hydroxytetrahydrobiopterin dehydratase: MPALSDIEIQRGLGALPGWARKGDALVKSYHFAAFPDGIAFIARVAEIAESMNHHPDIDIRYTKVLFTLSTHDAGGITSKDFVLAKAIEELAAA, from the coding sequence ATGCCAGCTCTCTCCGATATCGAGATCCAGCGCGGACTGGGCGCCCTTCCAGGATGGGCGCGGAAGGGCGATGCGCTCGTGAAGAGCTATCACTTTGCGGCGTTCCCCGACGGCATTGCGTTCATCGCGCGCGTGGCCGAAATCGCCGAGTCGATGAACCATCATCCGGACATCGATATCCGCTACACGAAAGTCCTGTTCACGCTCAGCACGCACGATGCCGGCGGGATAACGTCCAAGGACTTTGTGCTGGCCAAGGCGATCGAAGAGCTCGCCGCCGCCTAG
- a CDS encoding DUF4097 family beta strand repeat protein, with product MLRFNSARHARALRATAMRVSFAALVLAPLAATSAQNRSRDREQDRNQESDKSFSWSGTIPSGKRILIKNVNGGIEVERSTTGRVEVTAEKRWRRGDPSWVRIEPKKLGDEMLICALWGENSRCEEDGIRSDRNNKWNNRDNDVSVHFVVRVPEGVRVDVSTVNGGLEVSGVTTDVRANTVNGSITARSAGGPVRATTVNGSITVSMGSLGRADDLEYESVNGSITISLPENFGAQLELGTVNGRVTTDFPITVSGTLSQRRLRGTVGNGETRLRASTVNGSITLRKN from the coding sequence ATGTTGCGTTTCAACTCGGCACGTCATGCCCGCGCCCTGCGCGCCACAGCCATGCGCGTGTCCTTCGCGGCGTTGGTCCTGGCACCCCTCGCGGCCACCAGCGCGCAAAATCGCAGTCGCGACCGCGAACAGGACCGCAATCAGGAGAGCGACAAGTCGTTTTCCTGGTCGGGCACCATTCCATCCGGCAAGCGTATCCTCATCAAGAACGTCAATGGCGGGATCGAGGTGGAGCGCAGCACCACCGGTCGCGTCGAAGTCACCGCCGAGAAGCGCTGGCGTCGCGGCGACCCGTCGTGGGTTCGCATCGAGCCAAAGAAGCTTGGCGACGAGATGCTGATCTGCGCGCTCTGGGGTGAGAACTCGCGGTGCGAGGAGGACGGCATTCGCAGCGACCGCAACAACAAGTGGAACAACCGCGACAACGACGTGTCCGTGCATTTCGTGGTGCGCGTGCCCGAAGGCGTGCGTGTCGATGTCTCCACGGTCAACGGCGGGCTGGAAGTGAGTGGCGTCACCACCGATGTGCGCGCGAACACCGTGAATGGCAGCATCACCGCGCGCAGCGCCGGCGGTCCCGTGCGCGCCACCACGGTCAACGGCAGCATCACGGTGTCCATGGGTTCACTTGGCCGGGCCGACGACCTCGAATACGAAAGCGTGAACGGCTCCATCACGATTTCGTTGCCGGAGAACTTCGGCGCGCAACTGGAACTCGGCACGGTCAACGGCCGAGTGACCACGGATTTTCCGATCACCGTCTCCGGCACATTGTCCCAGCGTCGCCTGCGCGGCACCGTGGGCAATGGCGAGACCCGACTGCGCGCCAGCACCGTGAACGGCAGCATCACGCTGCGAAAGAACTAG